One genomic region from Myripristis murdjan chromosome 7, fMyrMur1.1, whole genome shotgun sequence encodes:
- the acvr1ba gene encoding activin A receptor type 1Ba, with protein sequence MALKRVAITLLALCGLAAVGDALRCNCTNCEKTGYECETDGACMASTYYTQGKEQHVRICINRDNLVPPGQPFYCLSAEGLLNTHCCYVDYCNSVDLKVPVPTKEVNWLGSSWGPVELVAVIAGPVFLLCVLLMVGVFLFQYHQRAYSHRQRLEVEDPSCDHLYLAKDKTLQDLIYDMSTSGSGSGLPLFVQRTVARTIVLQEIIGKGRFGEVWRGKWRGGDVAVKIFSSREERSWFREAEIYQTIMLRHENILGFIAADNKDNGTWTQLWLVSDYHEHGSLFDYLNHYSVTIEGMIKLALSAASGLAHLHMEILGTQGKPGIAHRDLKSKNILVKKNGMCAIADLGLAVRHESITDTIDIAPNQRVGTKRYMAPEVLDETINMKHFDSFKCADIYALGLVYWEIARRCNAGGIHEEYQLPYFDLVPSDPSIEEMRKVVCDQRLRPNVPNWWQSYESLRVMGKIMRECWYANGAARLTALRIKKTLSQLSVEEDVKM encoded by the exons ATGGCTCTGAAACGAGTTGCCATAACGTTGCTGGCCCTGTGCGGGTTAGCGGCTGTCGGTGATG CTCTGCGGTGTAACTGTACCAACTGTGAGAAGACGGGCTATGAGTGCGAGACAGATGGAGCCTGCATGGCATCCACTTACTACACCCAGGGAAAGGAGCAACATGTACGCATCTGCATCAACCGGGATAACTTGGTCCCTCCCGGGCAGCCCTTCTACTGTCTGAGTGCAGAGGGTCTgctcaacacacactgctgctatGTAGACTACTGCAACAGTGTCGACCTCAAGGTCCCTG TCCCAACTAAGGAGGTGAACTGGTTGGGAAGCTCCTGGGGGCCAGTAGAGCTGGTGGCTGTGATCGCAGGGCCAGTGTTCcttctgtgtgtgctgctgatgGTAGGCGTATTCCTGTTCCAGTATCACCAGAGGGCCTATAGCCACAGGCAGAGGCTCGAGGTAGAGGACCCATCCTGTGACCATCTCTACCTGGCCAAGGACAAAACCCTGCAGGATCTCATCTACGACATGTCCACCTCTGGGTCAGGCTCCG gtttgCCGCTGTTTGTGCAGCGGACAGTGGCCAGGACCATTGTGTTGCAGGAAATCATCGGGAAGGGTCGTTTTGGTGAGGTGTGGCGAGGGAAGTGGAGGGGAGGAGACGTTGCGGTGAAGATCTTCTCATCGAGAGAAGAGCGCTCCTGGTTCCGGGAGGCTGAGATCTACCAGACAATCATGCTGCGACATGAAAACATCCTGGGCTTCATAGCAGCAGACAACAAAG acAATGGGACATGGACTCAGCTGTGGCTGGTGTCAGACTACCATGAGCACGGCTCTCTTTTTGACTATCTGAACCACTACTCCGTCACCATCGAGGGCATGATCAAACTGGCACTGTCGGCTGCCAGTGGCCTGGCACACCTACACATGGAGATCCTCGGCACTCAGG GTAAGCCTGGCATTGCTCACCGTGACCTCAAGTCTAAAAATATCCTAGTTAAGAAGAATGGCATGTGTGCCATCGCTGACCTGGGCCTGGCAGTGCGCCACGAGTCCATCACAGACACAATCGACATAGCACCGAACCAGCGCGTGGGCACTAAGAG GTATATGGCTCCAGAAGTCCTGGATGAGACCATCAACATGAAACACTTTGACTCCTTCAAGTGTGCAGACATCTACGCCCTGGGTCTGGTATACTGGGAGATTGCACGCCGCTGCAACGCTGGAG GTATCCACGAAGAGTACCAGCTGCCCTACTTCGACCTGGTGCCCTCTGACCCGTCCATAGAAGAGATGAGGAAGGTGGTGTGTGACCAGAGACTGAGGCCCAACGTGCCCAACTGGTGGCAGAGCTATGAG TCGCTGCGTGTGATGGGCAAGATCATGAGGGAGTGCTGGTACGCCAACGGAGCAGCCAGACTGACGGCCCTGCGCATCAAGAAGACTCTGTCCCAGCTCAGCGTGGAGGAGGACGTCAAGATGTGA